One region of Mucilaginibacter gotjawali genomic DNA includes:
- the lipA gene encoding lipoyl synthase — MIELPVVPVNQMSRKPDWLRVRLPVGKEYAQVRGLVDEHKLHTICESGNCPNMGECWGAGTATFMILGNICTRSCSFCAVATGRPLAVDIDEPNRVANSVKLMGVKHCVITSVDRDDLKDGGSIIWAETINAIRRESPETTLETLLPDFRGVWENLERVLETRPEVVSHNLETVRRLTKEVRIQAKYDRSLECLKHIAAAGLRTKSGIMLGLGETEEDVLEAMQDLLDAGVQILTLGQYLQPTRNHHPVIDWIHPDQFAKYKQIGLDMGFRYVESGPLVRSSYHAEKHLFEI, encoded by the coding sequence ATGATTGAATTGCCCGTAGTTCCGGTAAACCAGATGTCCCGTAAGCCGGATTGGCTGAGGGTGAGGCTCCCCGTAGGTAAAGAATATGCCCAGGTAAGGGGCCTTGTTGATGAACATAAGCTGCATACCATTTGCGAAAGCGGTAATTGCCCCAATATGGGCGAATGCTGGGGCGCGGGTACCGCTACCTTTATGATATTAGGGAATATCTGCACACGTTCCTGTTCATTTTGTGCGGTGGCAACCGGCAGGCCATTGGCTGTAGATATAGACGAACCTAATCGCGTAGCCAATTCCGTGAAGCTAATGGGTGTCAAACATTGCGTGATCACCTCTGTCGACCGCGATGATCTAAAAGACGGCGGCTCCATTATCTGGGCCGAAACCATCAATGCCATCCGCAGGGAAAGCCCTGAAACTACGCTGGAAACCCTGCTCCCGGATTTTAGAGGTGTTTGGGAAAACCTGGAACGCGTGCTGGAGACCCGCCCTGAAGTGGTTTCGCATAATTTAGAAACTGTTAGGCGTTTAACCAAAGAAGTGCGCATACAGGCCAAATACGACCGCAGTCTGGAATGTTTAAAGCATATAGCAGCAGCCGGATTGCGCACCAAATCGGGTATTATGCTGGGCCTGGGCGAAACAGAAGAAGACGTATTGGAAGCCATGCAGGATCTGCTGGATGCAGGCGTTCAAATACTTACTTTAGGACAGTATTTACAGCCCACCCGCAATCATCATCCCGTGATAGACTGGATCCATCCGGATCAATTTGCAAAATACAAACAAATAGGGCTTGATATGGGTTTCAGGTATGTGGAAAGCGGGCCGTTGGTACGCTCATCGTATCATGCAGAGAAACACTTGTTTGAAATCTGA
- a CDS encoding HlyD family efflux transporter periplasmic adaptor subunit, which translates to MKKKMKSIKSISDIKNISYTLLLCILLISACSQPKKTKDVTQEKSVTLYTCPMHHQILEEHPGSCPICGMTLVKKTGQASELARISLNTVLKPVNSSVISTIDAITPEEKAVPTQIKGQGYLDFDSRTFDNIAARFSGRIEKLYIKSAFEEIHRGQRILDIYSPDMVTAQQDLIFITKNSAQEAGLINAARQKLLLLGMTEQQVNQVIKTGKAFYSLPVYSPYDGHVHDAAHSLMSGPADPKATTSVTANLPLSIKEGMYVQQGQTLFNVANAHMLWALIKVENSSVAGLRLNQPVEIAFPDIPGKTIEGKVDFIEPALQEGDKTITIRVYVHNMDHALKVNSIINATIQTGETKGLWIPRKAIYSLGHTTIVWIKNGPVYSAHKVITGTIDGNEIVVKSGLSATDSLASNAQYLTDSESFIKTEGNE; encoded by the coding sequence ATGAAAAAGAAAATGAAAAGTATTAAAAGTATATCTGATATAAAAAATATATCTTATACCTTATTGTTGTGCATTTTGCTGATTAGCGCCTGCTCGCAACCAAAAAAGACAAAAGACGTCACGCAGGAAAAAAGTGTCACCCTGTATACCTGCCCGATGCACCACCAGATTTTGGAAGAACATCCGGGAAGTTGCCCTATCTGCGGGATGACACTCGTTAAAAAAACAGGACAAGCCAGCGAACTGGCAAGGATCAGTTTAAACACGGTATTGAAGCCGGTTAATTCTTCAGTGATCTCAACTATTGACGCTATAACGCCTGAAGAAAAGGCGGTTCCCACGCAAATTAAAGGGCAGGGCTATCTTGATTTTGATTCGAGGACATTCGATAATATTGCCGCCCGTTTTTCGGGGAGGATTGAAAAATTGTATATCAAATCCGCCTTCGAAGAAATTCACAGAGGCCAGCGAATTTTGGATATTTATAGTCCGGATATGGTCACTGCGCAGCAGGATCTGATCTTTATTACCAAAAACTCCGCACAGGAAGCCGGGTTGATCAATGCCGCACGGCAAAAACTATTATTGCTGGGGATGACTGAACAGCAGGTAAACCAGGTGATAAAAACCGGGAAGGCTTTTTACAGCCTTCCGGTTTACAGCCCTTACGATGGGCACGTGCATGATGCGGCGCACAGCCTGATGTCCGGCCCTGCTGATCCCAAAGCAACCACAAGTGTTACCGCCAACCTGCCGCTTTCCATTAAAGAAGGCATGTATGTGCAGCAGGGGCAAACGCTGTTCAATGTAGCCAATGCGCATATGTTATGGGCGCTAATTAAAGTTGAAAACTCCTCGGTTGCAGGCCTAAGGCTAAATCAGCCTGTTGAGATCGCTTTCCCGGATATCCCCGGAAAAACCATAGAAGGCAAAGTTGATTTTATTGAACCAGCCTTGCAGGAGGGCGATAAAACCATCACCATCAGGGTCTATGTACACAATATGGATCATGCCCTGAAAGTGAACAGCATCATCAATGCAACTATCCAAACTGGTGAAACGAAGGGCCTTTGGATCCCTCGCAAGGCGATATACAGTTTAGGGCATACAACCATCGTTTGGATAAAGAACGGGCCTGTTTATTCGGCACATAAAGTAATAACGGGAACAATTGATGGTAATGAGATAGTGGTTAAAAGTGGTTTGTCTGCAACCGACAGCCTGGCATCCAATGCCCAATATTTAACAGACAGTGAAAGTTTTATTAAAACAGAAGGAAATGAATAG
- a CDS encoding anti-sigma factor — translation MEDIKAYIESGILELYVLGDMSPAEKLQVEELALKHPAIKAELDEIERSMELYAEKNAVEPVEHLRGRILNSLLTNFADDSTFDKVIEKPKDNVVAFSAPKTTNFYKYAFAACLALLLASIVALVSMYNKLQDSNSTIAALQSDKQHFANTVSLKEGELEVLQDASFKFLKLQATTKAPTGSQITVAWSPAKKKVWIDMKSLKMPENDKEHQYQLWALVAGKPVDLGVFDANADTADMKQMKSIASADAFAVTLEPKGGSPTPTMDEMMVIGKF, via the coding sequence GTGGAAGATATTAAAGCATATATAGAATCGGGGATACTGGAACTTTACGTTTTGGGGGATATGAGCCCAGCCGAAAAGTTGCAGGTGGAGGAGCTGGCTTTAAAGCATCCGGCCATAAAAGCTGAACTGGATGAAATAGAGCGGTCGATGGAATTATATGCTGAAAAAAATGCCGTTGAACCCGTTGAACATTTGCGCGGCAGGATCTTAAACAGCCTGCTGACAAACTTCGCCGACGACAGTACTTTCGATAAGGTTATAGAAAAGCCTAAAGATAATGTGGTTGCGTTTTCGGCTCCCAAAACAACTAATTTTTACAAATATGCTTTTGCAGCATGCCTGGCCTTACTGTTAGCCAGCATAGTGGCGCTGGTATCTATGTACAATAAGCTTCAGGATTCTAACAGCACCATTGCTGCGTTGCAATCAGACAAACAGCATTTTGCAAATACTGTTAGTTTAAAAGAAGGTGAGCTGGAAGTGTTACAGGACGCATCTTTTAAATTCCTGAAATTGCAGGCAACCACAAAAGCGCCCACCGGATCGCAGATAACCGTTGCGTGGAGCCCTGCAAAGAAAAAAGTGTGGATCGATATGAAATCGTTGAAAATGCCTGAAAACGACAAGGAACACCAATACCAGCTTTGGGCGCTTGTTGCCGGAAAGCCGGTTGACCTGGGTGTTTTTGATGCCAATGCAGACACCGCCGACATGAAGCAAATGAAATCTATAGCTTCTGCGGATGCTTTTGCCGTTACCCTGGAGCCTAAAGGCGGCAGTCCAACGCCTACGATGGACGAAATGATGGTTATCGGTAAGTTTTAA
- a CDS encoding efflux RND transporter periplasmic adaptor subunit produces the protein MNSVIDKNTNCVNQLVVIAPNVPTERRTALGYISTDQASLWDAKFTKFVSEEWGAGNFPDNRTSPQDTACAQLPSNGHLVGIRASNQALPKDVAPAALIPEGRLGGSIKSKTGLSVPSASVYFSTNPASLWDEKFEALVPEGRLVGSIQRKTGLSVPLERLVSKRPIELLQRKGYKKTGKLFVLVFLFAVLLSSCKQKTQPIARVQDKVYYTCSMHPQVHELHPGNCPICGMKLIKVEFTGAPAGPDKNKLVLTAAQIQLAGIQTDTVKEENTGSEKTISGTVTTNENKAEELSAKIAGRIQQLFVRAPGEKISAGQPIYAIYSENLQESEKEYLLAKQQQKVLHNPDVDYAQLISAAENKLLLWGLTPAQIRNLAASGKVSPTVTVYSKVNGTVSDIAVHEGDYVTEGMTILKTQALSSLWVQAQVYASETGYFKVNDQVNVSFPDLNGQVITGKVEFMNPELSDNSKVDLIRISIPNNQGVIRPGMQAYIAMNKGGKRSLAIPASAILSSGTGNTVWVRNSDGSFSMRQVSLGAGNNSFVAIISGLSPGEVVVSNGAYLLNSEYIFKNGDDKKGMAGMKM, from the coding sequence ATGAATAGTGTCATCGATAAAAACACAAATTGTGTAAATCAGCTCGTCGTTATAGCACCAAACGTTCCTACGGAACGTAGAACGGCGTTGGGATATATTTCTACCGACCAGGCGTCCCTATGGGACGCTAAATTCACGAAATTCGTTTCGGAAGAATGGGGGGCCGGCAATTTTCCTGACAACCGGACATCCCCTCAGGATACCGCATGCGCCCAGCTCCCGTCAAATGGCCATTTGGTCGGCATTCGCGCTTCTAATCAGGCCTTGCCAAAGGATGTAGCACCAGCCGCACTCATCCCGGAGGGACGTTTGGGTGGTAGCATCAAGAGCAAAACAGGGTTAAGCGTTCCATCGGCTTCGGTATATTTTTCTACCAATCCGGCGTCCCTATGGGACGAGAAATTTGAAGCACTCGTCCCGGAGGGACGTTTGGTTGGTAGCATCCAGAGAAAAACAGGCCTAAGCGTTCCATTGGAACGCCTGGTGAGTAAGCGCCCCATCGAATTGCTCCAACGGAAAGGTTATAAAAAAACGGGGAAGTTATTTGTTTTGGTTTTCCTGTTTGCAGTTCTACTTTCATCGTGCAAACAAAAAACACAACCCATTGCCAGGGTACAGGACAAAGTTTATTACACCTGCTCCATGCACCCGCAAGTACATGAATTACATCCGGGCAATTGCCCCATTTGCGGCATGAAGCTGATAAAAGTTGAGTTTACCGGTGCGCCGGCAGGTCCCGATAAAAACAAACTGGTGCTTACTGCTGCTCAAATTCAGCTTGCAGGCATTCAAACCGATACGGTTAAAGAAGAAAATACCGGCAGCGAAAAAACCATTTCGGGAACAGTAACCACCAATGAAAACAAGGCGGAAGAATTGAGCGCAAAAATTGCGGGAAGGATACAGCAGTTGTTTGTACGTGCGCCCGGCGAAAAGATCAGTGCCGGCCAGCCCATCTATGCTATTTATAGTGAAAACCTGCAGGAATCGGAAAAAGAATACCTTTTAGCCAAACAACAGCAAAAAGTATTGCATAATCCCGATGTGGATTATGCGCAACTCATCAGCGCGGCAGAAAACAAACTTTTATTGTGGGGATTGACACCGGCGCAGATCAGGAACCTGGCGGCATCCGGCAAAGTATCGCCAACGGTAACGGTATACAGCAAGGTAAATGGAACAGTAAGCGATATCGCCGTTCATGAAGGCGATTATGTAACCGAAGGCATGACGATCTTAAAAACCCAGGCATTAAGCAGCCTTTGGGTGCAGGCCCAGGTTTATGCCAGCGAAACCGGCTATTTTAAAGTGAATGACCAGGTAAATGTTTCCTTCCCCGATTTGAACGGGCAGGTAATTACGGGTAAGGTTGAATTTATGAACCCGGAACTATCCGATAACTCCAAAGTGGATTTAATAAGGATCAGTATCCCCAATAACCAGGGAGTGATCCGGCCTGGGATGCAGGCTTATATCGCCATGAACAAGGGCGGGAAACGTTCGCTGGCAATCCCGGCTTCAGCGATATTATCAAGCGGCACAGGCAATACCGTTTGGGTCAGGAATAGTGACGGCAGTTTTTCCATGCGGCAGGTTAGCCTGGGCGCGGGAAATAACTCTTTTGTGGCTATTATATCCGGCTTAAGCCCGGGCGAAGTGGTGGTAAGTAACGGCGCTTATTTATTGAACAGCGAATATATTTTTAAAAACGGGGATGATAAAAAGGGAATGGCGGGGATGAAGATGTGA
- a CDS encoding TolC family protein: MKTRNQIIYIATICLAGISATNAQQRLPLDSVLARVSGNPALLAYDSKIGAQDAYATGAKSLDAPKISAGQYQVPYSFNPSAGSFMITAEQMFTNGAKLRAKENYMQGLSKVTAEDKNYMKNQLVAQAKQAYYDRVVLEKKLSVLQNTQTLLEYMLKDANIRLTYGKEKLSNIYKAKADLFELDNTREQLNNEIRQKNIMLNTLMNRDQQTEFLVDTAIVVKNYESALTDTSALASSRSDIKSINRNIELQQLNAQVENSKRKPDFGIQAGHMFSYGGMANQYVLMGSITIPIFSWSSKEYKANLKGIKYEVEELQQNKLDIINQARGQLAGIKAEMSSKKRQLNNYRVNIIPALQNSYKTALQAYEQNTGDLQPVLDGIKDMQQNKMEALDRLQELLQLQVAYEKENEKY, encoded by the coding sequence ATGAAAACAAGAAATCAAATTATATACATAGCAACCATTTGTCTGGCCGGAATTTCAGCAACAAATGCCCAGCAGCGTTTGCCCCTGGATAGTGTGCTGGCGAGGGTATCAGGTAATCCTGCCTTGCTGGCCTATGATTCAAAGATTGGTGCGCAGGATGCTTACGCCACCGGCGCAAAAAGCCTGGATGCACCCAAAATAAGTGCGGGCCAGTACCAGGTGCCTTATAGCTTCAACCCTTCTGCCGGCTCGTTTATGATTACGGCGGAGCAAATGTTTACCAATGGCGCCAAACTGCGGGCAAAGGAAAATTACATGCAGGGTTTATCAAAAGTAACGGCCGAGGATAAAAACTATATGAAGAACCAGTTGGTCGCGCAAGCTAAACAGGCTTATTACGATAGGGTAGTTTTAGAAAAAAAGCTCAGCGTCCTGCAAAATACCCAGACGCTGCTGGAATATATGCTGAAGGATGCCAATATCAGGTTGACCTACGGCAAGGAAAAGCTGAGCAATATTTACAAAGCAAAAGCTGATCTTTTTGAATTGGATAATACCCGTGAACAGCTCAATAACGAGATCCGCCAGAAAAACATCATGCTGAATACACTGATGAACCGCGACCAGCAAACGGAGTTTTTGGTGGACACTGCAATTGTAGTTAAAAATTACGAATCAGCGCTAACAGATACCTCTGCATTGGCTTCATCGCGCAGTGATATTAAAAGCATTAACCGGAATATTGAATTGCAGCAACTGAATGCACAGGTGGAAAACAGCAAGCGTAAACCGGATTTTGGCATCCAGGCGGGACATATGTTCAGTTACGGCGGCATGGCTAATCAGTATGTTTTGATGGGGTCGATCACGATACCTATATTTTCCTGGTCGTCCAAAGAGTATAAAGCCAACCTGAAAGGGATAAAGTACGAAGTGGAAGAATTACAGCAAAACAAACTGGATATTATTAACCAGGCGCGGGGCCAGCTTGCAGGAATTAAAGCAGAAATGAGCAGCAAAAAAAGACAGCTGAACAACTACCGGGTAAACATTATCCCCGCTTTACAAAATAGTTATAAAACGGCCCTACAGGCTTATGAACAAAACACCGGCGACCTGCAACCGGTATTGGATGGTATTAAAGATATGCAGCAAAATAAAATGGAAGCCCTTGATCGTTTGCAGGAGCTTTTACAATTACAGGTGGCTTATGAAAAAGAAAATGAAAAGTATTAA
- a CDS encoding RNA polymerase sigma factor, with product MSKKRKISLTEEELVLALRNREKIAIEALYDMYSASLFGVVSRIVVDTATAEDLLQETFVKIWHSFSGYSTEKGRLFTWMVNIARNLAIDKLRSKDFKNQNKNQELENNVTFIDEQRNTVYKPELLGIKELVETLKPEQKLILDLVYFKGYTHVEAADELGIPLGTIKTRLRMAIQQLRKHFN from the coding sequence TTGAGCAAAAAACGAAAAATATCGCTTACTGAAGAGGAATTGGTTCTTGCATTGAGAAACCGAGAAAAGATCGCTATTGAGGCGCTTTATGACATGTATTCGGCTTCTTTATTTGGGGTGGTTTCCAGGATTGTTGTTGATACTGCTACCGCTGAAGATCTTTTACAGGAAACTTTTGTAAAAATATGGCATTCTTTTTCAGGTTACAGTACCGAAAAAGGCCGGTTATTTACCTGGATGGTAAACATTGCCCGCAACCTGGCGATTGATAAATTAAGGTCGAAAGATTTTAAGAACCAGAATAAAAACCAGGAGCTCGAAAATAACGTAACTTTCATAGACGAACAAAGAAACACAGTTTACAAACCTGAGCTGTTGGGTATCAAGGAATTGGTGGAGACACTAAAACCCGAACAAAAGCTAATTCTTGATCTCGTGTATTTTAAGGGTTATACCCATGTGGAAGCTGCCGACGAACTGGGCATCCCTTTGGGTACCATAAAAACACGTTTAAGAATGGCCATACAGCAACTCAGAAAACATTTTAACTGA